A region from the Pseudomonas sp. P8_229 genome encodes:
- a CDS encoding YqfO family protein codes for MYKLAFFVPDSHVEVVKGAVFAAGGGRIGDYDHCAWQVLGSGQFRPLDGSQPFIGEAGQVERVEEWKVELVVADELIVAVVAALKLSHPYETPAYEVWRLEDF; via the coding sequence GTGTACAAGCTCGCCTTTTTTGTTCCTGACAGTCATGTCGAGGTGGTCAAAGGCGCTGTGTTCGCTGCCGGTGGTGGGCGAATCGGTGACTATGACCACTGTGCGTGGCAGGTGCTTGGGTCTGGTCAGTTTCGGCCTTTGGACGGCAGTCAGCCGTTTATTGGCGAGGCGGGGCAGGTTGAGCGGGTTGAGGAATGGAAGGTTGAGCTTGTGGTGGCAGATGAGTTGATCGTGGCTGTTGTGGCGGCTCTTAAGTTGAGCCATCCCTATGAGACGCCGGCTTATGAAGTGTGGCGGCTGGAAGATTTCTGA